CAGCCGGGCACCTGCATCTGTACGCGGGCGCCTGCCGGCAGCTTATCCATCTGGTCCTGCCGGATATTGAAGCGCATATGGTAGGTATCCGGTTTTTGCAGGGTCATGAGCGGATAACCAATGGCTACGATCTCTCCCTCTTCTATTACCATGGAAGAAATAATACCATCTGCAGGTGCATGGATGTAAGTATTGTCCGACAGGGCTTTGGTGAGGGCGTATCCTTCCTGCGCCTGTTTCAGAATGGCAGCAGCGGCGGTCAGCATTTCCGGACGGGTGCCTTGTTTGAGCATGTCCATATTGAGTTTGGCCGTTTCCATTTCTTTTTTCGCTGCCTGCAATTTGAAATATACCAGGTCTTTTTCCTGTCCTGAAATCACTTCATCGCTGAACAGGTTTTCCATCCGCTGATATGTTTTTTGCATCAAGGCATATTGTTCCTGGGTGATGTTGTAGAGGTTGTCGGCTGCTTTGATGGCTTCGGGCCGCGCTCCTTTTTCCAGGAGTTGTAATTGGCTCTGTGCCGCTTCAATGGCAGCGAGCGCCTGGTTTTTGATAGCATTTATTTCGGTAGAACGGAGTACACCCAGCAGTTGCCCCTTTTTTACGGTATCTC
The Chitinophaga sp. MM2321 DNA segment above includes these coding regions:
- a CDS encoding efflux RND transporter periplasmic adaptor subunit: MRAVFKNYWALLIPIVILIIALIFFIKKPAPAENTVLGMVDADYVDVAAEFPGRLDSLLVQQGDTVKKGQLLGVLRSTEINAIKNQALAAIEAAQSQLQLLEKGARPEAIKAADNLYNITQEQYALMQKTYQRMENLFSDEVISGQEKDLVYFKLQAAKKEMETAKLNMDMLKQGTRPEMLTAAAAILKQAQEGYALTKALSDNTYIHAPADGIISSMVIEEGEIVAIGYPLMTLQKPDTYHMRFNIRQDQMDKLPAGARVQMQVPGCVPEKFEAVVAKVSPSLTFANWVPVKEKGKFELRTFTVDCKPVNQSALQGLRPGMTASMQMP